One stretch of Paenibacillus sp. AN1007 DNA includes these proteins:
- a CDS encoding accessory gene regulator B family protein, with protein MILERLSRRIAVSIKKADPEGPGTVEILEYELGLRLNWYTGLLLTIILGAMFGTVIGALITLFSFVVLRKFSGGVHLPITICSFVTGFVAALIPLINLNYESILFLNILSLIIMLMYAPNEFEYVNPSKWDKWLKWISVGLVIGNLMIKSSEITLAFFIQAILILPVWTKSEGGG; from the coding sequence GTGATATTAGAAAGACTGTCGAGGCGTATCGCAGTAAGCATAAAAAAAGCTGATCCAGAAGGACCGGGTACTGTTGAAATACTGGAATACGAACTGGGACTAAGACTTAATTGGTATACCGGACTGTTGCTGACGATTATTTTAGGAGCGATGTTCGGCACAGTTATTGGTGCGTTGATTACTTTATTCTCATTCGTTGTATTAAGGAAGTTTTCAGGGGGCGTACACTTACCAATAACAATATGCTCATTTGTAACTGGCTTTGTAGCTGCACTAATCCCTTTAATTAATTTGAATTACGAGTCAATTCTTTTCTTGAATATTTTAAGCCTGATTATAATGTTGATGTATGCCCCGAACGAGTTTGAATATGTTAACCCGAGTAAATGGGATAAGTGGTTGAAATGGATCTCAGTTGGTCTTGTTATCGGGAATTTAATGATTAAATCATCAGAAATTACATTGGCATTCTTTATTCAAGCCATTCTTATTCTTCCAGTATGGACAAAAAGTGAAGGAGGTGGTTAA
- a CDS encoding helix-turn-helix transcriptional regulator, whose translation MEVTRGRCLLQFWLDHRQMTQAEFSRRSGWSKRMVSFIATGRSMMNPEAMYLAAQILGIQMEELYEWEVTK comes from the coding sequence GTGGAAGTTACCCGAGGGAGATGCTTACTTCAATTTTGGCTTGATCATCGCCAAATGACTCAAGCCGAATTCTCACGCAGAAGTGGTTGGTCCAAAAGAATGGTATCTTTTATCGCTACAGGAAGAAGTATGATGAATCCCGAGGCGATGTATCTGGCTGCACAGATACTTGGCATTCAAATGGAAGAACTCTACGAGTGGGAAGTAACGAAGTAA
- a CDS encoding site-specific integrase, whose product MQRFNIKGEHKKKTIQCIDSEDIPKFLRTARGDAYIYWIFFKVLIETGLRKGEAAALKWSDINFKDKTIRVDEILDFQAEDGDELFGDTKTGNSTRTISVSNGLINDLRYHSSWQNQNKINLGESMYRHDLNLVLCRNDGSPMPKSSLFNASKRILRKAGLSEELTIHSLRHTYAVIMLEAGADIKFVQEQLRHGSVQITSDVYAHISKKLEKRNIDKYEEYTSRIFGSENQKPGDVWGTQPQ is encoded by the coding sequence TTGCAAAGGTTCAATATTAAAGGAGAGCACAAGAAGAAGACAATTCAATGCATTGATTCAGAGGACATTCCCAAATTTCTTCGTACGGCTCGAGGTGATGCGTACATTTATTGGATTTTCTTCAAAGTGCTCATTGAAACAGGATTACGAAAAGGAGAAGCTGCCGCTCTCAAATGGTCGGATATCAATTTCAAAGATAAGACGATCCGCGTGGATGAAATACTCGATTTTCAAGCTGAAGACGGGGACGAACTTTTCGGAGATACAAAAACCGGAAATTCTACCCGCACCATTAGTGTAAGTAACGGCCTCATAAATGATTTAAGATATCATTCTTCATGGCAAAATCAAAATAAGATTAATTTAGGGGAATCCATGTACAGACACGATTTAAATCTGGTCTTGTGCAGGAATGATGGTAGTCCGATGCCTAAATCTAGTCTCTTCAATGCTTCAAAGAGGATTTTGAGAAAGGCTGGTTTAAGTGAGGAATTAACAATTCATTCCTTGAGACATACCTATGCCGTGATCATGCTTGAAGCTGGAGCTGATATAAAATTTGTACAAGAGCAGCTTAGGCATGGCAGTGTGCAAATTACATCCGATGTGTATGCTCATATTTCTAAAAAGCTAGAAAAGCGGAACATTGATAAATATGAAGAGTACACTTCCCGTATTTTTGGATCAGAAAATCAAAAACCGGGGGACGTTTGGGGGACGCAACCTCAATAG
- a CDS encoding IS3 family transposase, whose translation MDEAQRRIEAYIHFHKKHRPQRKLNKLPPAEFRKQFIA comes from the coding sequence TTGGACGAGGCACAAAGGCGAATTGAAGCTTATATCCATTTTCACAAAAAACATCGACCACAACGAAAACTAAATAAACTTCCTCCGGCAGAGTTCCGGAAACAGTTTATAGCTTAG
- a CDS encoding TetR/AcrR family transcriptional regulator, translated as MNKGEVTRNKIITSALHLFATKGYEQTSMREIAIEVDIKAPSLYAYCSSKEELFGIVCDYVTNDYLNFVRDQSDEISSFSVEKKLYTLMRSLNEYVYENDLGHFINRYFLFPPDPFRGTFVQLYKQTEEEIKKIIEKAIDSEPERFIPVNTVIASFMCVIDGMIFQMLNFSQDEYENKLEETWKVFWRGIQK; from the coding sequence TTGAATAAAGGTGAAGTAACGAGAAATAAAATAATAACAAGTGCTCTTCATTTATTCGCAACAAAGGGTTATGAACAAACCTCTATGAGGGAAATTGCCATTGAAGTGGACATTAAAGCTCCTTCACTTTACGCCTATTGTTCCAGTAAAGAAGAATTGTTTGGAATTGTATGTGACTATGTTACTAATGATTATTTGAATTTTGTACGTGATCAATCAGATGAAATTTCGAGTTTCTCGGTAGAAAAAAAGTTATACACGCTAATGAGATCATTGAATGAATATGTCTACGAGAATGATCTTGGACACTTTATCAATAGATATTTTCTTTTCCCTCCAGATCCATTTAGGGGCACATTTGTTCAACTCTACAAACAGACTGAAGAGGAAATAAAAAAAATTATCGAAAAAGCTATAGACAGTGAACCAGAGAGATTTATACCTGTTAATACAGTTATCGCTTCATTTATGTGTGTTATAGATGGAATGATCTTTCAGATGTTAAACTTTTCACAAGATGAGTATGAAAACAAATTAGAAGAAACTTGGAAAGTATTTTGGAGAGGAATCCAGAAATAA
- a CDS encoding multidrug efflux SMR transporter has protein sequence MSWFFLVIAGLMEVGGVISLKFTEGFSKLKPTILFIIFMLSSFIFLSVSLKEVPLSIGYGIWTGIGASGSVLLGMFVFKEPRNMSKLIMVGGIIVSIVGLKLV, from the coding sequence ATGAGTTGGTTTTTTTTGGTGATTGCAGGCTTGATGGAAGTGGGCGGAGTAATAAGCTTAAAATTCACAGAGGGCTTCTCAAAACTGAAGCCAACCATCCTCTTTATTATTTTTATGCTATCCAGTTTCATCTTTCTATCCGTGTCGTTAAAAGAAGTGCCTCTTAGTATCGGTTACGGCATATGGACTGGTATTGGTGCTTCAGGAAGTGTACTCTTAGGAATGTTCGTTTTTAAAGAGCCTAGAAACATGAGCAAGCTAATCATGGTTGGTGGTATAATAGTAAGTATTGTGGGCTTAAAACTAGTCTAA
- a CDS encoding multidrug efflux SMR transporter, producing MAWLYLIIGGLLEVGWALGLSYSDGFTKIGVVIPTLILMALSFFCFSKALSVLPVSTAYAVFTGFGAFGTAAVGMLFLGDEVSVLKIFFVITLITCIMGLKFISNKPEREEVN from the coding sequence ATGGCTTGGCTTTATCTTATTATTGGAGGACTTTTAGAGGTCGGTTGGGCGTTAGGTCTGTCATATTCGGATGGATTCACTAAAATAGGCGTGGTTATACCAACCTTAATACTGATGGCACTTAGTTTTTTTTGCTTCTCCAAAGCCTTAAGTGTTTTGCCCGTATCCACAGCTTATGCAGTTTTCACAGGGTTCGGAGCATTTGGAACCGCAGCAGTTGGAATGCTGTTCCTTGGAGATGAAGTGAGTGTACTCAAAATTTTCTTTGTCATTACATTGATCACTTGCATTATGGGTTTAAAATTTATATCTAATAAGCCTGAAAGAGAGGAAGTTAATTAA